A single Hippocampus zosterae strain Florida chromosome 19, ASM2543408v3, whole genome shotgun sequence DNA region contains:
- the srp9 gene encoding signal recognition particle 9 kDa protein, with protein sequence MPYFQTWEEFARAAEKLYLTDPMKARVVIKYRHCDGKICIKVTDDSVCLQYKTDQAQDVKKIEKLHGKLMRLMVSKETHSGAMETD encoded by the exons ATGCCTTACTTTCAGACCTGGGAGGAGTTTGCTCGTGCAGCCGAAAAATTGTATCTGACGGACCCCATGAAG GCCAGAGTGGTAATCAAGTACAGGCACTGCGACGGCAAAATTTGTATTAAAGTGACTGACGATTCCGTG TGTTTACAGTACAAGACGGACCAGGCTCAGGACGTGAAGAAGATCGAGAAACTGCACGGGAAACTGATGAGACTGATGGTGTCCAAAGAGACGCACAGCGGCGCTATGGAAACAGACTAA
- the traf3ip2a gene encoding uncharacterized protein traf3ip2a — translation MDTWKSLCSHRSVPIEVDEGTPPSGLSFDWAPDCQRRSGPGNSASREPSGEMSIHTKRDRLLQRYFQSELKTTSPPACARGAWLWLPRPGESRRCDFSQAQNELQCSLDEEDGLEPPLTLRSEVNSTYDIPSHDPAAHIQGQSKCSEDTMDVVSQFVAGLRPKPESCCRRCACQCQRAAPLAPPWNHPGNKTQYGNVPNVTNALQRAQAGAAPGAVVCEVGFNDPLRVDFGPGTRETRRTVTLPDEYRNVFITYSVDTAEQMTALSKFLTSQGFKPAIDIFDNPTIRMGITRWMDRFLNDKSVLIIVAISPKYKEDVEGDADDEHGLHTKYIHNRIQNEFIQQGCLNFRLIPVLFCNATKKHVPGWLQNTRIYRWPRDTQDLLLRLLREERYIVPQPEASLTLTIRPL, via the exons ATGGACACTTGGAAAA GCCTTTGCTCTCATCGGAGCGTTCCCATCGAGGTGGACGAGGGCACGCCGCCCTCCGGCCTCTCCTTCGACTGGGCCCCCGATTGCCAGCGGCGCAGCGGACCGGGGAACAGCGCAAGCCGGGAGCCAAGTGGGGAAATGAGCATCCATACGAAGCGGGACAGACTTCTTCAGCGTTATTTCCAGAGTGAACTGAAAACCACGAGTCCTCCTGCCTGCGCCCGGGGCGCCTGGCTTTGGCTTCCGAGACCGGGGGAGAGTCGCCGTTGTGATTTTAGCCAAGCTCAAAACGAGCTTCAGTGTTCGTTGGATGAGGAAGACGGCTTGGAGCCACCTTTGACACTTAGGTCAGAAGTCAACAGCACCTACGACATCCCGTCGCACGACCCGGCAGCACATATTCAAGGCCAGTCCAAGTGCTCGGAAGACACAATGGATGTTGTGTCtcaat TCGTTGCAGGCCTCCGCCCAAAGCCGGAGAGTTGCTGTCGACGCTGCGCGTGTCAATGTCAGAGGGCTGCACCCTTGGCGCCGCCGTG GAACCATCCAGGAAACAAAACGCAATATGGCAACGTTCCAAATGTCACAAACGCCCTTCAACGAGCGCAAGCCGGGGCGGCTCCCGGGGCTGTCGTGTGCGAGGTCGGTTTCAATGACCCCCTTCGAGTAGATTTCGGACCGGGTACGAGGGAGACCAGGAGGACCGTCACGCTCCCCGATGAATATC GGAACGTGTTCATCACATATTCAGTCGACACGGCGGAGCAAATGACGGCCCTCAGCAAATTCCTAACAAGTCAAGGCTTCAAACCCGCA attgacatttttgacaatcCAACCATCCGAATGGGCATCAccagatggatggacagattttTAAATGAC AAATCCGTCCTCATCATCGTGGCAATCAGCCCCAAGTACAAGGAGGATGTGGAGGGGGATGCCGACGACGAGCACGGGCTACACACCAAGTACATCCACAATCGG ATCCAGAATGAATTCATCCAACAAGGCTGCCTGAATTTCAGACTCATCCCAGTGTTGTTTTGCAACGCCACAAAG AAACACGTCCCCGGTTGGCTTCAGAACACAAGGATCTACAGGTGGCCTCGAGACACGCAGGACCTGCTCTTGCGCTTGCTGAGGGAGGAACGCTACATCGTCCCGCAGCCGGAAGCATCCCTCACCCTCACAATTCGGCCACTCTGA